One window of Quercus robur chromosome 5, dhQueRobu3.1, whole genome shotgun sequence genomic DNA carries:
- the LOC126726195 gene encoding trihelix transcription factor ENAP1-like isoform X1, protein MGDLTDTLMPSTTPPIPTLALSAPNAATPQSSRPLPVREDCWSEDATSTLIDAWGRRYMELNRGNLRQKDWQDVADAVNALHGHTKKTHRTDVQCKNRIDTIKKKYKIEKARVSSSNGTLTSSWIFFDRLDSLIGSNVTVKKPTSSTPVPIQIQHPPSLSQSPPVGVPLYYKKAMTPSPSNAVVAALPQKRPSPAMDEGFFRRNYSAMAAAAAAAEADDVEDEEDEEEEEDEEEGDVEERESEEVVVEREGMRRLARAIERFGEVYERVEREKLRQMVELEKQRMQFAKDLEVQRMNMFMDTQVQLERIKHAKRSRSNVLLAFVTDMYS, encoded by the exons ATGGGCGACTTAACGGACACTCTGATGCCGTCAACGACTCCTCCGATTCCAACCCTAGCTTTATCTGCGCCTAACGCTGCTACTCCGCAATCCTCGCGACCGTTACCTGTCCGCGAAGATTGTTGGAGCGAGGACGCCACGTCGACGCTCATCGACGCCTGGGGCCGCCGTTACATGGAGCTTAACCGCGGGAATCTCCGTCAGAAAGACTGGCAGGACGTGGCTGACGCCGTTAATGCTCTCCATGGCCATACCAAGAAAACGCACCGTACTGACGTTCAGTGTAAGAATCGTATCGATACGATTAAGAAGAAGTATAAGATCGAGAAGGCTAGGGTTTCTTCCTCTAACGGAACCCTGACTTCGTCGTGGATTTTCTTCGATCGTCTCGACTCTTTGATCGGATCTAATGTGACGGTTAAGAAGCCGACTTCTTCGACTCCGGTTCCGATTCAGATTCAACATCCTCCGTCGTTGTCTCAGTCTCCTCCGGTGGGGGTTCCGTTGTATTACAAGAAAGCGATGACGCCGTCTCCGTCCAACGCTGTTGTGGCCGCCTTGCCGCAGAAGAGGCCGTCTCCGGCTATGGACGAGGGGTTCTTCAGGAGGAATTACTCGGCTATGGCTGCTGCGGCCGCGGCGGCTGAGGCGGACGATGTGGAGGATGAGGaggatgaggaggaggaggaggacgAAGAGGAGGGTGAtgtggaggagagagagagcgaAGAGGTTGTGGTGGAGAGAGAGGGGATGAGGAGATTGGCGAGGGCGATAGAGAGGTTTGGAGAAGTGTATGAgagagtggagagagagaagctGAGGCAAATGGTGGAGTTGGAGAAGCAGAGGATGCAATTCGCTAAGGACTTGGAGGTGCAGAGAATGAATATGTTCATGGACACACAGGTTCAGCTCGAGAGGATCAAGCATGCCAAGCGTTCCCGATCCAATG TTTTATTGGCTTTTGTCACAGACATGTACAGCTAG
- the LOC126726195 gene encoding trihelix transcription factor ENAP1-like isoform X2 → MGDLTDTLMPSTTPPIPTLALSAPNAATPQSSRPLPVREDCWSEDATSTLIDAWGRRYMELNRGNLRQKDWQDVADAVNALHGHTKKTHRTDVQCKNRIDTIKKKYKIEKARVSSSNGTLTSSWIFFDRLDSLIGSNVTVKKPTSSTPVPIQIQHPPSLSQSPPVGVPLYYKKAMTPSPSNAVVAALPQKRPSPAMDEGFFRRNYSAMAAAAAAAEADDVEDEEDEEEEEDEEEGDVEERESEEVVVEREGMRRLARAIERFGEVYERVEREKLRQMVELEKQRMQFAKDLEVQRMNMFMDTQVQLERIKHAKRSRSNDMYS, encoded by the exons ATGGGCGACTTAACGGACACTCTGATGCCGTCAACGACTCCTCCGATTCCAACCCTAGCTTTATCTGCGCCTAACGCTGCTACTCCGCAATCCTCGCGACCGTTACCTGTCCGCGAAGATTGTTGGAGCGAGGACGCCACGTCGACGCTCATCGACGCCTGGGGCCGCCGTTACATGGAGCTTAACCGCGGGAATCTCCGTCAGAAAGACTGGCAGGACGTGGCTGACGCCGTTAATGCTCTCCATGGCCATACCAAGAAAACGCACCGTACTGACGTTCAGTGTAAGAATCGTATCGATACGATTAAGAAGAAGTATAAGATCGAGAAGGCTAGGGTTTCTTCCTCTAACGGAACCCTGACTTCGTCGTGGATTTTCTTCGATCGTCTCGACTCTTTGATCGGATCTAATGTGACGGTTAAGAAGCCGACTTCTTCGACTCCGGTTCCGATTCAGATTCAACATCCTCCGTCGTTGTCTCAGTCTCCTCCGGTGGGGGTTCCGTTGTATTACAAGAAAGCGATGACGCCGTCTCCGTCCAACGCTGTTGTGGCCGCCTTGCCGCAGAAGAGGCCGTCTCCGGCTATGGACGAGGGGTTCTTCAGGAGGAATTACTCGGCTATGGCTGCTGCGGCCGCGGCGGCTGAGGCGGACGATGTGGAGGATGAGGaggatgaggaggaggaggaggacgAAGAGGAGGGTGAtgtggaggagagagagagcgaAGAGGTTGTGGTGGAGAGAGAGGGGATGAGGAGATTGGCGAGGGCGATAGAGAGGTTTGGAGAAGTGTATGAgagagtggagagagagaagctGAGGCAAATGGTGGAGTTGGAGAAGCAGAGGATGCAATTCGCTAAGGACTTGGAGGTGCAGAGAATGAATATGTTCATGGACACACAGGTTCAGCTCGAGAGGATCAAGCATGCCAAGCGTTCCCGATCCAATG ACATGTACAGCTAG
- the LOC126726196 gene encoding uncharacterized protein LOC126726196, translated as MKNTIRCCISCILPCGALDVIRIVHSNGRVEEISGTIRASEIMKAHPKHVLKKPSSSSNEGCVPKIVIVPPDAELQRGKIYFLMPVPEKTRSKSSSTSSTKKKRRSSTTTEAENNNNANNAVSMTKLLISDQYLSEILSEKLSTQRDRRRGRVGVWRPNLESICESPSDV; from the coding sequence ATGAAAAACACCATAAGATGCTGCATCTCTTGCATTCTACCATGTGGAGCTTTGGACGTAATTCGCATAGTACACTCCAATGGTCGTGTGGAAGAGATCAGTGGCACAATCCGAGCTAGTGAGATCATGAAAGCTCACCCTAAACATGTTCTAAAGAaaccctcttcttcttctaacgAGGGTTGTGTCCCAAAGATTGTGATAGTCCCTCCTGATGCAGAGCTTCAACGTGGAAAGATATACTTCCTCATGCCCGTACCGGAAAAAACTCGATCAaaatcatcatcaacatcatcaaccaaaaagaaaagaaggtcaTCAACGACCACAGAGGCCGAGAATAATAACAATGCCAACAACGCTGTTTCAATGACAAAACTATTGATATCTGATCAGTACTTGAGTGAAATCCTCTCAGAGAAGCTTTCCACACAAAGGGATCGTAGAAGAGGCCGCGTTGGTGTGTGGAGGCCTAACTTAGAGAGCATCTGTGAGTCACCAAGTGATGTTTAA
- the LOC126726197 gene encoding probable NAD(P)H dehydrogenase (quinone) FQR1-like 1, translating to MATKVYIVYYSTYGHVEKLAEQIKKGAESVEGVEAKLWQVPETLSDEVLGKLGAPPKSDVPVITPGELAEADGLLFGFPTRYGTMAAQFKAFIDSTGSQWRTQELAGKPAGLFYSTGSQGGGQETTPLTAITQLVHHGMIFVPIGYTFGAGMFEMEKVRGGSPYGAGTYAGDGSRQPSELELDLAFHQGKYFAGISKKLKGTA from the exons ATGGCTACTAAAGTTTATATAGT TTACTATTCTACTTATGGACATGTTGAGAAGCTGGCTGAACAGATAAAGAAAGGAGCTGAATCCGTGGAAGGAGTAGAAGCAAAACTGTGGCAG GTACCCGAGACATTGTCTGATGAAGTTCTTGGGAAGTTGGGAGCACCACCAAAGAGTGATGTACCTGTCATTACTCCTGGTGAGCTTGCCGAGGCTGATGGTTTACTTTTCGGTTTCCCAACTAGATATGGAACGATGGCTGCACAATTTAAAGCCTTTATAGATTCAACTGGATCGCAATGGAGAACTCAAGAGCTTGCAGGCAAGCCTGCAGGACTTTTCTATAGCACTGGATCACAAGGAGGTGGACAAGAGACTACCCC CTTGACAGCCATTACTCAGCTTGTTCACCATGGAATGATTTTTGTGCCTATTGGGTACACATTTGGAGCTGGCATGTTTGAGATGGAGAAGGTGAGAGGTGGCTCCCCATACGGTGCAGGAACTTATGCCGGGGATGGATCAAGACAGCCTTCTGAGCTAGAATTGGACTTAGCTTTCCACCAGGGAAAGTATTTTGCAGGCATTTCAAAGAAACTCAAGGGAACAGCTTGA